The following nucleotide sequence is from Micromonospora sp. WMMD1120.
ACGCCCAGGGTCGCGAACTCGCCGAACGCGCCTACGGCCTGGCGGTGGAGCAGGGTTCGCCCGGCGCGCTGATCTTCGCGGAGATGAGCCTCGGGCTGGCCGCCCGCCGCGACGGCAAGCTCGACCTGGCCGTCACCCACCTCACCCACCTCGCCGACCTGGGCCGAGGAGAAAGCAGACCCGCGCTCTACCTGCCGATGATCCTCGTGGAGCTGGGCTACGCCGTCGAGCTGGGCGGTGACCCGGACGCCGCACTGGCCCTGCACATCGAGGCGTTCGACACCGCCGAGGCGATCGCCACGACGCGCGACGCTGTCGGCCCCCTGGAGGGCATGGCGGCGGCGGTGCGCTCCCCCGAGGTCGCCGCCCGCCTCCTGGGCGCCGCGGCCGCCGCCCGGCTCGCCGCGCGGTCCCCCGCCGCCCCGGCCGAACGCGACGACATCGACCGGGTGACCGCACGACTGCGGGCCGAGCTCGGGCAGGAACGCCTCGACGCGCTGGTCGCCGAGGGCGCGACGCTGAGCCCGGGCGAGGCCCGGGCCCAGCTCTGACCGGCTCAGGCGACGGGCTTCGGCCGGTACGAGGCGACGATCACGCCGCTCTTGTGCACCCGGGTGTCGACCAGGTCGAACGCGGCCGTGAAGTCGGTCAGCGGCGCGGTCACGCTGGCGGCGCCCTCCAGGACGGGGTGGATCCAGAAGCGAACCTCGTCCACCAGTCCGGCCCGGATGAGCTGGGCGGTGACCGAGCCGAAGCCGTACTGGATGATGTTTTTGCCCTCCTGGGCCTTGAGCGCGGTGACCGCCTCGACCAGGTCGCCCTGGAGCACCTCGGTGTTCTTCCAGGTGGGGTTGGTCAGGGTGGTCGAGGCGACGTACTTCTTGACGTTGTTGAAGTAGGCCGCGCCGGTGTTGGGGTCGCTCTCGTCCTGCTGCGGCCAGGCGAGGGACATGCCGTCGTAGGTGGCCCGGCCCATCAGCATCGCGTCCGCCGCGTCGGTCTGCTCGCCGGCCAGGGCCATGGCCTCCGCGTCGAAGTACGGCGCCGTCCACATGGGGTTCTCGATGACGCCGTCGAGGGTGATGTAGGTCGAGTTGACGAGCTTGCGCATCGGAATCTCCTGGGTGTTTGTCCTGCTCTCCGTTGACACCCAGAACTCTGCCAACCCCCGCTTACGATTCGCTTCAGGTGCCCTTACCGGCGTCCTCGACCGCTTCCGACGGCTCGGTCATCGGGATCGGCAGCGCCTGCGCGGCGAGCGTGCCGCCGCCGGCGGAGTGGGCCGGCGCGGGGCGCTCGCCGACCCGGCTGTGCAGGCGTCCGCGCCCCGCCGGCCCGGCCCGCCGGGTCACCTCGACGGTCACCATCCGCACCGGCGGTCCGGGCTCGGTGAACCGGCCGACGCCCCAGCGCACCCAGAGCGGAATCCGGCCGGCGTCGGCCTCGGCGAGCAGCTTGCGCACCGTGCGCGCCCGGTCGGTGTGGTCCACCTCTACCACCACCGGCGGGCCGTCCGGCCGGGCGCACGCCACGTCGAGGACGGACTGCCGCTGCTCGAGTGGCGGTGGCAGCGGCAGCACGCTGGGCGCGCGCCGGTAGACCCGCCAGCCCCGCGCCTCGGCCCACCGCGCCACCGAGTCGATCACCAGTGCGGTGACCTGGTCGGTGTCCAGGTCGACGAAGGTCACCTCGGCCAGCCAGCGGCCCAGGTCGGCGGCCAACCGCTCACCGTCCGCCGTGACCTCCACCGGCGCAGGATACGCCTCAGACGACGGCGGTCGCGCTCCCGGTGAGGTGCCGGGTCAACCAGGCGGTGGTGGCCGTCCGCGCCGCCTCGACGTTGGCGCGCGCCAGGAAGTCGTGCCCCTCACCGGCGAGCACCAGGTGCCCGTGCGGGACGCCCCGCGCCGCCAACGCGGCGGCGACCTGGGCCGACTCGCCGGCCGGCACGTTCGTGTCGTTGGCGCCGTGGATCAGCAGCAGCGGCACGTCGAGCCGGTCGATGTGGGTCAGTGGCGACAGGTCGCGCAGCAGCTCGGCGTCGCGCACCGGGTCGCCGTACTTGCTGACCGCCGCGGCGGCGATCCACGGCTCGGTGCCGGCGAAGAAGGTGCGGAAGTCGGAGATGCCGCACTCGGCCACCCCGGCGGCGAACAGCCCGGGGAACCGGGCCAACACCGCGAGAACCAGGTATCCGCCGTAGGAACGGCCCAGACAGCCGAGCTGGCCGGGCCGGGCGACGCCGGTGTCGACGAGGAAGTCGGCGCAGGCCGCCACGTCGGCGATGGCCGCGTACCGGCCGGCGAGGTTGTCGGCGGTGACGAAGGAGCGACCGAATCCGGATGATCCCCGGACGTTGGGCGCGAAGACCGCGACGCCCTGCGCCACCAGCGCCTGGAACAGCGGTTGGTAACCCGGGCGCTCCTGCGCCTCCGGGCCGCCGTGCAGGCTGATCGCCGTCGGCCAGGGACCCCGACCCGCCGGCCGGTACAGCCACCCGGAGAGCGGCAGCCCGTCGCGGGCACGCAGATCGACGAGCTGTGGGGCGACGCCCCGGTCGGTCGTACCGGCAGCACTGGCGGGCGGGCGCAGCGGGCGCGGCGTCGGGGTCGACGGGTCGACCAGCCAGACCCGCCTGGGCCGCACCGGCCCCTGCGCGGTGAGGCAGAGCAGGCCGCCGTGGGCGGCGAAGACGACGTCGTCGAGCACCTCACCGGGGGCGGCGACCGCCCGCTGCACGCCGGCGGCGACGTCGAGCAGGCTCAGCTCGCCGCGCCCGCCGTAGGTGTTCCACAGCAACGCCGCCCGCCGCCGGTCGGCGGACGGGACGGCCTGCTCCAGCTCGGCGTCCGGTCGCGAGGCGAGCCGGGTCGGCGGCGCGTCCGGGCGGTTCGGGTCGACGAGGACCAGCGCGGCCAGCTCGCTGAACACGTCGGTGCGGGCCAGCACGCCGGTGCCGTCCGGGCCGAACCACCCCTGGTCGGTGGTGCCCTGCCCGGTGTCCGGGAGCAGTCGCCGCCGGTGCCCGCTGGCCACGTCGAGCAGTTCCAGCCAGCGGGCGTTGCGGGGGCCACGACGCAGCAGCGCGGTCCGGGCGTCCGGGGTGACGTCCAGCAGGGTGAGCAGGTCGCCCTCGGCGAGCACGCGGCGGTGCCCGGTGTCCGCGTCGACCAGGACCGCCGCACCCCGCTCGGCGCTCTCGGTGACCAGCATCGTCGCGCTCGCGGGCAGCCAACCGGCGAGCGTCGCGCTGCGCCGACCGAGCCCGGCCACCTGGCGGCGGCCGGTGCCGTCCGGACGCAGCACCCACAGCTCGGTCCGGGGCGCCCCGCCGGGGGCGACGACGCACCCCAACCACCGTCCGTCCGGGGACCAGCTCACCGCCAGCACCGGTTCGTCGCCGACGGGCAGCGCGACGGCCGCGCCGGTCGCGACGTCGGCGACCCAGACGCCCGGCGCGCCGGCCCGGTCGGAGATGAACGCCACCCGGTCGCCGTCCGGGGAGGGCGCTGGCGCGAAGTCTTGGACGACGGGCCGCGGTGGGCGCGATCCGGCCGTCCTGGTCCGGTGGGCGCGGGTGGGCACCCCGGTCTGCACGGTCATCTAGACCCCGATCCGCTGCAACCAGAGCTCCAGCAGCCCGAGCTGCCAGAGCGCGTTGGAACCCAGTGTGGTCCGCCGGGCGTTCGGCGCGTCCAGCAATTCCTCCAGGTAGTCCTTGCCGAACAGGCCCCGCTCGCGGGCCGGACGGGCGGTCAGCGCGTCCCGGACGTCGTCGAGCAGCGGGCCGGACAGGTGCCGGATGGCGGGCACCGGGAAATAGCCCTTCGGACGGTCGATCACCTCGTCCGGGACGATGCCCCGGCTGCCCGCCTTGAGCACGCCCTTGCCGCCCTGGGCCAGCTTGAGCGCGGGTGGGCAGGCGGCGGCCAGCTCGACGACCTCGTGGTCGAGGAACGGCACCCGGGCCTCCAGCCCCCAGGCCATCGTCATGTTGTCGACCCGCTTGACCGGGTCGTCGACGAGCATCACCAGGCTGTCCAGGCGCAGCGCCGCGTCCAGCGCGGTGTCCGCCCCGGGCGCGCCGAAGTGCGCGGCGACGAACTCCAGGCTGGCGTCGTGGTCGAGCATCCACTCCGGCGCCAGGTGTCCGGCGAGCGCGTCGTGGCGACGGTCGAAGAACACCCGGGCGTACGCCTCCAGGGCGTCCGGGCGGGCCACGTTGGCCAGCGGGGGGTACCAGTCGTAGCCGGCGAATATCTCGTCGGCGCCCTGGCCGGACTGCACCACGCTGATCCGCTGCGACACCTCCTCGGAGAGCAGGTGGAACGCGACGCAGTCGTGGCTGACCATCGGCTCGCTCATCGCCGCGATGGCCCGGTGGACAGCGGGGACGAACCGGTCCGCGCCGATGCGGATCTGCTGGTGGTCGGTGTCGAAGTGGCGGGCCACCAGGTCGGAGTAGTGGAACTCGTCGCCGCTCTCCCCCGCCGCCGCCTCGAACCCGATGCTGAAGGTCGCCAGCCCGGTCTGGCCCTGCTCGGCGAGCAGGGCGACGATCAGGCTGGAGTCCAGACCGCCGGAGAGCAGCACGCCCACCGGCACGTCGGCGACCATCCGGCGGCGTACGGCGGTCCGCAGCGCCGCCATGATCTCCTCCTGCCACTCGGCGGCGGACCTCGCCTCGGCGGCGTCCCGGGTGAACCGCGGCCGCCAGTACGTGGTGTCGGTGCTGCGGCCGTCCGCGGTGATCACCCGCACGGTGGCCGGCGGCAGCTTGCGGACCCCGGCGAGGATGGTCCGCGGCGGCGGCACCACCGAGTGAAAGCTCATGTAGTGGTGCAGCGCCACCGGGTCGAGGTCGGTGTTCACCTCGCCGGCGGCGAGCAGCGCCGGCAGGGTCGAGGCGAAGCGCACCCGGCCCGGCCGCTCGGCCAGGTAGAGCGGCTTGATGCCGAGCCGGTCGCGGGCCAGCACCAGAGTGTGTGTCGCCAGCTCCACCAGGGCGAACGCGAACATCCCGAAGAACCGCTCGACGCAGGCGGTCCCCCACCTGTGGTACGCCTTGAGGATCACCTCGGTGTCGGAGGTGGATCGGAAGGAGTAGCCGAGCCCGGTCAGCTCGTCGCGCAGCTCACGGTAGTTGTAGACGCACCCGTTGAAGACCAGGGCCAGACCCAGTTCGGTGTCGACCATCGGCTGGGCGCCGGAGTCGGACAGGTCGATGATGCGCAGCCTGCGGTGCGCCAGCGCCGCCGGCCCCTGCTGCCACCGACCCTCGCCGTCCGGGCCCCGCGCGGCCAGGACCGGCAGCATCCGCTCCACGGCGGCCAGGTCCGCCGGCATCCCGTCGAACCGGAACTCGCCTCCGAAACCGCACACGTCAGGAACCTCCCCCGAGTAGCCAGGTGTCCTTCGACCCGCCGCCCCGCGACGAGTTGACGATCATGCTGCCGGCCGGGGCCACCCGGGTCAGCGCCGCCGGGGCGACCTCGGCGGTGTCGCCGAGGAAGACGAAGGCGCGCAGGTCGACGTGGCGGGGGGCGAGGGCCGTGCCGTCGAAGACCGGATGGGTGGTGAGCGCGACCATCTCCTGCGCGATCCACCGGTGCGGGGCGGCCAGGATCTGCTCACGGACGGCGTCCAGCTCCTCCGCCTCGGCCCGGGGGCCGATCACCACCCGGTCGCCGCCGTACCCGTCGACCGGTTTCAGCACCAGCTCGTCCAGCCGCCCCAACACCTCGGCCCGCTGCTCGGGCAGCCCGCACAGGTACGTCGGCACGTCGCCCAGCAGCGGCTTCTCCCCCAGGTAGTACTCGATCAGCCGGGGCACGAACGCGTACAGCGCCTTGTCGTCGCCGACCCCGTTGCCCAGCGCGTTGGCGAGTGTCAGCCGCCCGGCGTGCACCGCCGCGAGCAGCGGCCAGCCCAGCGGCACCCCGTCCGCGCCCGGCGCGTGCAGCAGCGCGTCCTCGTCCATCCGCAGGTAGATCACGTCGATCTGGCTGCGCCGCCCCTCCCGGACCAGGTGGACGCGACCCTCCTCGACAAGCAGGTCGCCGCTCTCGGTCAGCGGCACACCCATCTCGTCGGCGAGCAGCCGGTGCTCGAACCAGGCGGGATCGCCGGGGCCGGCGCTGAGCACCACCACGGCGGGCTCCTCGACGGCGGCGGGCGCGGCGGCCAGCAACGCCCGGCGCAGCATCGCCGGTGTCTCCTCGGCGGGCAGCAGGTCCTGCGGCACCGGCAGCTCCGGCACCACCGCCTGGGTCAGCCGGCGGTTCTGCACCGCGTAGCCGATGCCGGACGGCACCCGCAGGTTGTCCTCCAACACGTACCAGGTGCCGTCCGGGTCCCGGACGAGGTCGGTGCCGGAGACCTGGGCCCGGGTGCCCCGCCGCCCCATCAGCGCCCCGGTCGGGCGCAGCCCGGGAGAGGACTCCACCACCCACGACGGCACCACGCCGTCGGCCACCACGGCCCGGTCGGCGTAGACGTCGCGCAGAAAGGCGTCGAGCGCGCGGGCACGTTGCACCAGACCGGCGCCCAGGTCCCGCCAGTCGGCGGCGGCCACCACCCGGGGCACCAGGTCGACCGGGAACAGCCGGGTGCTCGCCTCGCCGGCCACGCTGAACGTCACTCCCCGGGCGCGTTGCTCCTCGTCCCGGTCGTGCTCCCGTTGCCGGAGGGTGACCGCGCCGAGGTTCCGTAGCGCCGCGAGCATCGGGCCCACCGCCGGCTGCGGGCCGGCCGGTCCGAAGACCTCGTCGCCGGCGCTGGCGTACGTGGGCAGCGCGGGCGGCGGCGGCGCGCCGAGCAACGGCGCCGCCGCCCTGCCCCGGGTCTCGTCGAGCAGCAGGTCGACCACGTCGGCCAGTCGACCGCGCCGCTCGTACGCCCGCCGCTGCCGTGCCGCCGAGCTGCCGCGGTCCAGCGCGTACCGGGCCAACTCGCTGACCTGCTCCCAGTCGCCGGTCGCGGTGAGCTGCGGGCGCAGGTCGGTCACCAGGCGGCGGACCGCCTCGGCGGCCGGCACCGGTCGCGCCGACCGGGGCAGGTCGAGCAGGTCACCCTCCAGCCCCGAGCGGGCGGCCCGCCACACGGCGGCGCGCAGCACCGGTGGTCGTACCGCGGTCCGCTCCACCCCGGCGCGCAGGGCGGCGACCTCCCGCCGCACGAGCGCCCGGAACAGGCCGGTGAGCAGGACGACCGTCTCCACGTCCGGGTTGGCGTCGGTGATCCGCAGCTCCACGGTGGGCACGTGCGCGGACGGCCGGACGTCGAAATAGATCATCGCCGGATCGGTGATGGTGCCGGAGGAGATCAGCTCGGACACCAGCGCCTCGTGGTCCGCCGCGCTGGTCACCTCGCCCGGGTCACCCGCCGTGGGCCAGCGCTGCCAGACCAGCGACCGGACGCTCGCATAGCCGCTGTCCTGGCCCATCCAGTACGGCGAGCTGGTGGAGAGGGCGAGCAGCACCGGCAGCCACGGCTGGACCCGGCGGGTGACCGCCACCGCGAGATCCCGGTCGGCCACACCGACGTGCACCTGCGCGCCGCAGATCAGTTGCTCCCGGGCGAGGAGTTGATATTCGTCGACCATCCGCCGGTAGCGCGAGGTGGGGGTGACGCTCGGGTCGCCGTCGGCGCGCAGCGGCACCGTGCCGGCCCCCACGATGCCCAGGTCGATCCGGTCGGCGACCTGGACCGCCATCTGACGCAGCCCGGTCAGCTCGGCGCGGATCTCGTCCAGGGTGCGGCAGACGGCGGTGTTGGTCTCCACCACGCTGCGGTGCAACTCGGCGGTGAACGAGGCCGCCGGCAACCGGTCGAGCAGCTCCCCGGCGCGGGGCGCCAGCTCCCGGGTGTGCCTGTCGACGACGTGGAACTCCTCCTCCACGCCGATGGTGGCCAGATCCGCGGGGTCGTCGTCGAGTGCCACTGCCGCGCTGGTGCGGGGCGCGGGCGGTGTCCGACCGTTACCCGAGGGCCGCGGCGGCCCGTCGACGGTGGACGCGTTGGTGGTGTTGTCGGCCATCCTCACCCCAGTTCGCGTGTCGGTGGTGTCGGCTGTCCGACGAGCGTTCCCAGGTTTGGTACCGAGACTGTTTCCGCCGCGTTAAGGTGACGCGCCGTTCTGGCCGGGCTGCGGTCCGCAGCGGAGGGACGACGGCAGGAAGGGGCGGTGGACCGGTCAGCCAGTTGCCTGGCGCACCGGTCCGCCGCCCCTACGACCTGCCCGCTCCGCGCGGGATCGTCGAGGTCACCTCATGTTGGACACCACGAACGGCGCGTGTCCGTGCAGGTAGTTGGTCCACCCGCCGGTCACCGGCGCGCCGGGGCTGAGCAGGTTGGTGGTGTCGGTGCCGACGTCGAGCTTCCACGCCGTCCAGGAGATGCCGTTCGCCCTCATCCAGTCGATCCAGGACTGCGCCTCGGGCAGGCAGGCCCGGCCGTCGAGGCCGCCGTCGGCGTTGCTGGCGCCCCACTCGGTGACGAAGAGGGCCAGGCCCGCGCGGATCGCGGCGTCCCCCTTGGCGCGCAGCGCCGCGCCGTGCGTGCACGAGTAGAAGTGCAGTGTGTACATCAGGTTGGTGCCGCTGACCGGGCTGGCCGCCGCCACGTCCACGTCCTGTGACCAGGTCGGGGTGCCGAGCACCACGATGTTGTCCGGGTCGGCGGCGCGGATCGCGGAAACCACCGCCTGGTGGTACGGCTTGATCACGCTGGTCCAGCTGACCTGCAACGGCTCGTTGTACGGCTCCCAGATGACGTTGGGCAGGTGACCGTAGCGGCGGGCCAGGTCACCGAAGAACGCCACCGCCTGGGACTGGTTGTGCTGCGCCTCGTGGGCGTGCCAGTCGACGATCACGTAGACCCCCGCGGTGACCGCGTTGTTGATGATGGTCTCCACCTGCGTACGCGCCCTGTTCGGGTCGCTGAGGTAGGCGCCCGCCGGCTCCACGCCCATGGCCGCGCGGATCACCTGCAGGTTCCAGTTGTCGCGCATCCAGCGCAGCGCGGAGAGGTTCTCGGCGTACGGGGCGGTCTCCCAGTTCAGCCACATGCTGCTGATGCCGCGCAACTGCACCCGCGCACCGGTCTTGTCGCACATCGTCGTACCGCAGACCCGAAGCTGGCCGTGCCGCTCGACCGGCGTGCCGGTGGCCGGTGGTGGGGTGGTCGTCGGCGGCGGGGTGGTCGGTGGGGTGCCGCCGGCGCAGGAGGCGCCGTTGACAGTGCAGTTCAGTGGCGTGCCGGTGCCGTTGACGAGGAAGCCGAACGAGGTCGACGCCCCGGCGGCGAGGGTGCCGTTCCAGGACACGTTGGCGAACGTGTAGTGGCTGCCGGAGGCCGTCTGCTGGGCGTTCCACGACTGCGTGACGCTCGACGAGGACGGCAGGTCGAACTCGACGCGCCAGCCGGTGATCTGGGCCGAGGTGTTGTTGGTGACGGTGACCTGGCCCTGGTAGCCGTTGCCCCAGTTGTTCGTCACCGAGAACACGGCGGTCGCCGCGCTCGCCGGTGCGGCGGTGACCACTGCCACCCCGCCGGCGAGCAGGCCGGCGACGGCCAGCGTGGTGACAAGTCTCAGTGTGCGCATGCTGAACCCGCTTCGGATCGACGGTGGTGGTCTGCGGCGGGGCGGCGCCTTGGCGCACCATATCGATCAATGACGATGACGACAAGGCGGGGTGGCTGTTCGGCGGCCGGGCCGCGGCGCGCGCCCGCCGCAGCGGAGCTAGCCGCGCGCGGCGCCCAGCGGCTTGGTGCAGAGCACGTCCGGCTGGGGCAGGTAGCCCAGCGCCCGCCAGAACCCCAACGCCACCGTGTCCTGCGGCAGGACCAGCAGGTTGACCCGGGGGCAACCCAACGCGGTGAACCGCTTCTCCAGCTCGGTGACCAGCAGCGTGGCCAGGCCCCGCCTGCGGTACGTCGGGTCCACGGCCAGCCGCAGGATCATCCCGCGCCGGCCGTCGTAGGTGCCCAGCACGACTCCGGCGAGCACCTGGTCGACCTCGGCGACCAGGAACAGCTGCGGGTCCCGGGTCAGCTTGGCCGCCAACTCCGGGCGGGGCAGCACGTCACGACCCGTCGCGGTCCACAACCGCGCGACACCGTCGTAGTCCTGCCAGCCGAACTCGCGAATGTGCGCCATGCCGCCTCCCCGCCAGGTGCCGACGGTCGTCGCACCGCCGACCATGACGCTACGTGACCGCTGGCCGGGCCGGTGCTCCGGCGTAGCGTGGGGCGCATGCGAACCACCACGTTGGGCAGTGCAGGTCCGGAGGTCGGCGTCATCGGTCTCGGGTGCATGGGCATGAGCCACGGGTACGACACCAGCGGTCCCCGCGACGACGACACCTCGATCTCGGTCGTCCGACAGGCCCTCGACCTGGGCGCGACGCTGATCGACACGTCCGACGTGTACGGGCCGTACACCAACGAGGAGCTGGTCGGGCGGGCGTTGACCGGTGGGCACCGGGAGCGGGCCGTGCTCGCGACGAAGGTCGGGCTGGTGGCGACCTCCCGCACGGGCGGTCCCGGCAACTCGCCGACGACCGGCAACAACGGCCGCCCGGAGCACATCCGCGCGGCGATCGACGCGAGCCTGCGCCGGCTCGGCACCGACCACGTCGACCTCTACCAGCTGCACCGGGTCGACCCGGAGGTGCCCATCGAGGAGTCCTGGGGCGCGCTGGCGGAGGTGGTGGCCGCGGGCAAGGCGCGGCACATCGGGCTCTCCGAGGTGACGGTGGCCCAGATCGCGCGCGCCCAGGCGGTGCACCCGGTGGCGTCGGTGCAGTCCGAGCTGTCGCTGTGGACCCGCGACCCGCTGGCCGAGGTGCTGCCGTACTGCGCCGAGCAGGGCATCGCCTTCCTGCCGTTCTCCCCGCTCGGGCGCGGCTTCCTCGCCGGTCGTTTCGCCTCGTTCGACGACCTGCCCGCCGACGACTTCCGACGCGGCCTACCGCGCTTCCAACAGGACGCGCTGCGGGCCAACCTCGCCATCGTCGCGAGGGTGCGGGAAATCGCCGGCCGGGCCGGGGTGAGCCCCGCGCAGGTCGCGCTCGCCTGGGTGATCGCCCAGGGCGACCGGGTCATCCCGATCCCCGGCACGAAGACGCCGAAATACCTGGTGGACAACTGCGCCGCCGGCGATGTGCGGCTCAGCGCCGAGGACCTGACCGACCTGGACGCGCTGCCGGCGCCGCAGGGCGGCCGCTACTGAGCGCCAGCACGTAGCCGCCCCGCCCCCGGTCGCGGATGTCGGGGCACGCACCGCGGCCGGGGGGCGCTCGTCACCCCGCGTAAGGCATCCTAGGAACCTAGTGAACGACGCTGACGGCACTGCGGCCCCGCCGATCTCCTGACGCCTCTGACGATCGATCTCCTCACCCGCCGTAGGCTTGGCAGCGATGACGCCAGCAGCCACCGCGTCGAAATCGGTACCGGTGGGGACAGATCGGCACGTGCGGGAGGTCCACGCGTGACGCACGGTGACGCGGAACTGGTGGCGCTCGCCCAAGCGGGTGACCCGGCGGCGCTCGGCGCGCTGCTGAGCCGGCACGAAGCCGGGATGCGGGCCGTCGCGCTGAGCGTCCTCGGCTACGGCCCGGACGCCGAGGACGCCGTGCAGGACGCCGTGGTGGTGGCGGTGCGTCGCATCGGCGAGGTCCGCGACCCGGCGGCCGTCGGCCCGTGGCTGCGTACCGTCGTGCGCAACACCAGCAGGATGGCGCTACGCCGACCCCGGGCGGTCCCGGTCGCCGAGCCGGAGTGGTTCGCCCGCCCCGCCGACGACCCCACCCCGGAGGAGGCGCTGGACCGGACCGCGCTACGCGACTGGGTCTGGCACGCCCTCGGGCAACTGTCCGAGACCGACCGGCTCGTCACCATGCTCCGCCATTTCAGCGACGCGTCCTCGTACCACGAGATCGCGGCCCTGTGTGGCGTCCCGGTCGGCACCGTCCGCAGCCGCCTCAGCCACGCCCGTCGGGCTCTCGCCGACGGGCTGCGCGCGGCCACCAGCGCCGCGCACACCGACGTCGCCGCGTCGCGCGCGTCGCGGTGGCGGGAGGGCAGCGACGTGATCGCCGCCGCGATGCACGGCGACTTCGCCCGGGTAATCCGGGACAGGTGGTGGCCGGAGGCCGAGATGATCGTTCCGGGCGGCCGCCGGGGCGGCCGCGACCTGGCGATCGCCGGCATGGACTCCGACCTGGCCGCCGGGGTTCGTCAGCGGCTGCGCAACGTGGTGGCCAGCGGCGACGTGCTGATCTGGGAGACCGACCTGATCAGCCCGCCGGACGACCCGGAGCACTGCCCGCCCGCGGCGCTGTGGTTGCAGATCCTGCGCGAGGGCCGGGTGCGCCGGATGACGCTCTTCCACCCGGCGCCGGCGCTGGTCTAGAAAAAGATTCGCCCGGCGAGCGAACTTCTCCCCCGGCCCGCGCATCTGGTCCGCGTCAGGCACCAGTCGCCGTGTCGGCGGACGCCGCGCGGATCTCGGATCGGGAGAGCAACAATGAGTTCCACCAGCCACGACGTCAGCGCCCTCGCGCCGGGCGCGCACACCATCACCGTCGACGGCGTGTCGCAGGTCTACCACGTCGCCGGCACCGGCCCAGTCTGCGTGGCGCACTCCGGCGGGCCGGGCATCGAGTGGGCCTACCTGCGCGCGCCCCGCCTGGAGGAGCACTTCACGATGGTGTACCTGGAGCCGGTGGGCACGGGCGCCTCGGGGCGGCTCGACAATCCCACCGATTACCGTATGGACACGTATGTCCGGTTCCTCGACGCTGTCGTCGCGCACCTCGGCGAGCCCCATGTGTATCTCCTCGGGCACTCGTACGGCGGGTTCGTCGTCCAGCGGTACGCCCTCGACCACCCCGACCGGGTCGCCGGTCTCGCCCTGTACGACACCTCACCCGTCACCGGGGCCGAGTTCTGGGCCGAGGCGGTGGCCGGTGTCGCCGCGTACCCGCAGCGGCACCCGGACCGACCGGAGGCGGCGGCGATCCCGGCAGCCTTCGATCAGCTCCACGCGGCGACCGACGACGAGTCGTTGGGCGCCGCGCTGCGCGCCGTCCTGCCGGTGTACCTCGCGGACTTCTGGGGCCGACAGCACGAATTCGCCCCGCTCCAGGCCGGCGTCCGGATCTGGGCGACGCCGGCCACCGCCCAGGACCCGACCCCCTTCGACGTTCGGGACAGGCTCGGTGAGATCACCGCGCCCGCCGTGGTGATCGTCGGGGCGTACGACTTCATCTGCGGCCCGCGCTGGGCGGAGCAGTTGCACGCGGGGCTCACTGACTCGCGGCTGGTCGTGCTGGAGCGCAGCGGGCACTTCGCCCACATCGAGCAGCCGGCGGAGTTCACCGAGGCGGTCGTCGGGCTGCTCCGGCGCTGACCCTCGTCGCCCGGAAGGTCGGTCCGTCACAGCGGGCACACCCGGGTCCGCTGCCGCGTTGCACGGTCATAGGCTGGGGCACTTTGGTGCACCGTGACGAGGAGGAGACCGCCGTGAGCCAGACCGAGCGGATGGATTCCGTCGACGAATGGAACGTCGCCGAGGACGACGGCGTCCTGGACGCCTCGGACACGCTCGACGACGACCGGGTGGGTGACCCGCTCGACACCGGCATCGTCGC
It contains:
- a CDS encoding alpha/beta hydrolase, yielding MSSTSHDVSALAPGAHTITVDGVSQVYHVAGTGPVCVAHSGGPGIEWAYLRAPRLEEHFTMVYLEPVGTGASGRLDNPTDYRMDTYVRFLDAVVAHLGEPHVYLLGHSYGGFVVQRYALDHPDRVAGLALYDTSPVTGAEFWAEAVAGVAAYPQRHPDRPEAAAIPAAFDQLHAATDDESLGAALRAVLPVYLADFWGRQHEFAPLQAGVRIWATPATAQDPTPFDVRDRLGEITAPAVVIVGAYDFICGPRWAEQLHAGLTDSRLVVLERSGHFAHIEQPAEFTEAVVGLLRR